One Methylobacterium oryzae DNA window includes the following coding sequences:
- a CDS encoding phosphoglycerate kinase, producing MSAFRTLDDAGSLKGKRVLMRVDLNVPMENGRVTDATRIERVAPTIREVAEQGAKVILLAHFGRPKGKREPKDSLEPVVPALGAALGRSVAFAADCVGDAAAQAVAALKDGDVLLLENTRYHAGEEKNDAAFADALAANGDVYVNEAFSAAHRAHASTEGLAHRLPAYAGREMQAELDALTKGLESPQRPVIALVGGAKVSSKIDLLENLVAKVDMLVIGGGMANTFLHAQGKAVGKSLCEKDLAETATRILAAAEKAGCRIILPVDAVAATEFKAQAPHETVPVDAVPDASMILDAGPRSVAEINAAIDGAKTLVWNGPLGAFELAPFDAATVAAAKHAASRTEAGQLVSVAGGGDTVAALNHAGVAQDFTYVSTAGGAFLEWLEGKALPGVEALRAKG from the coding sequence ATGAGCGCCTTCCGCACCCTCGACGATGCCGGCTCCCTCAAGGGCAAGCGGGTCCTCATGCGCGTCGACCTGAACGTGCCCATGGAGAACGGGCGGGTGACCGACGCGACCCGCATCGAGCGTGTCGCGCCGACGATCCGCGAGGTCGCCGAGCAGGGTGCCAAGGTGATCCTGCTCGCCCATTTCGGCCGCCCGAAGGGCAAGCGCGAGCCGAAGGATTCGCTGGAGCCGGTGGTCCCCGCCCTCGGCGCGGCCCTCGGGCGCAGCGTCGCGTTCGCGGCGGACTGCGTCGGCGACGCGGCCGCGCAGGCGGTGGCGGCCCTGAAGGACGGCGATGTCCTCCTGCTCGAGAACACCCGCTACCACGCGGGCGAGGAGAAGAACGACGCGGCCTTCGCGGACGCCCTGGCGGCGAACGGCGACGTCTACGTCAACGAGGCCTTCTCGGCGGCTCACCGCGCGCACGCCTCCACCGAGGGTCTGGCGCACCGGCTGCCGGCCTACGCGGGCCGCGAGATGCAGGCCGAACTCGACGCGCTGACCAAGGGCCTGGAATCGCCCCAGCGCCCGGTGATCGCGCTGGTCGGCGGTGCCAAGGTCTCCTCAAAGATCGACCTCCTCGAGAACCTCGTCGCCAAGGTCGACATGCTGGTGATCGGCGGCGGCATGGCCAACACCTTCCTGCACGCGCAGGGCAAGGCGGTGGGCAAGTCCCTCTGCGAGAAGGATCTCGCAGAGACCGCCACGCGCATCCTGGCGGCGGCCGAGAAGGCCGGCTGCCGGATCATCCTGCCGGTCGATGCCGTCGCCGCGACCGAATTCAAGGCGCAGGCCCCGCACGAGACCGTGCCGGTCGATGCCGTGCCGGACGCGAGCATGATCCTCGACGCCGGTCCGCGCTCGGTCGCCGAGATCAACGCCGCCATCGACGGGGCAAAGACCCTGGTGTGGAACGGCCCGCTGGGCGCCTTCGAGCTCGCCCCGTTCGACGCCGCGACCGTGGCCGCCGCCAAGCACGCGGCGTCCCGGACCGAGGCCGGCCAGCTCGTCTCGGTGGCGGGCGGCGGCGACACGGTGGCCGCACTCAACCACGCCGGCGTGGCGCAGGACTTCACCTACGTCTCGACCGCCGGCGGTGCCTTCCTCGAGTGGCTGGAAGGCAAGGCCCTCCCGGGCGTCGAGGCGCTGCGGGCGAAGGGCTGA
- a CDS encoding tetratricopeptide repeat protein, which translates to MAAALAGAALLAAPAWAASGPADPARTAAPGSLGPAAQTGKASMPELPSPYTPNYARGAVPPPGSQPPDFAYGAYQKGQYVTAFREATKRIEANPKDAAAMTLLGELYNQGLGVKQDPVKAADWYRLAAAQNDASAMASLGLMALDGRGMPKDPKGGRRWLEQATAQGSPTAAYNLGLILIGTGATADEAAAAAQFRKAADAEIGPAQHDLGVLYLQGRGVPKDPSKAAELFRRGADNGDLASEVEYAILLFNGTGVTKDERAAARYFLHAASRGNAIAQNRVARLYAVGRGVAKNPVEAAAWNLAAAGQGLSDAWLDQTLSGLSADERTRAERLANERIEQR; encoded by the coding sequence TTGGCGGCTGCTCTCGCCGGGGCCGCGCTGCTGGCGGCGCCGGCCTGGGCGGCCTCGGGGCCGGCCGATCCGGCCCGGACCGCGGCGCCCGGCTCGCTCGGACCCGCGGCGCAGACCGGCAAGGCGTCGATGCCGGAGCTGCCGAGCCCCTACACGCCGAACTACGCGCGGGGCGCCGTGCCGCCGCCGGGGAGCCAGCCGCCGGATTTCGCCTACGGCGCCTACCAGAAGGGCCAGTACGTCACCGCCTTCCGCGAGGCGACGAAGCGCATCGAGGCGAATCCCAAGGACGCCGCCGCCATGACGCTGCTCGGGGAGCTGTACAATCAGGGCCTCGGTGTGAAGCAGGATCCGGTGAAGGCGGCCGACTGGTATCGCCTGGCCGCGGCGCAGAACGACGCCTCCGCCATGGCGTCCCTCGGGTTGATGGCCCTCGACGGCCGCGGCATGCCGAAGGACCCGAAGGGCGGGCGGCGCTGGCTCGAGCAGGCGACGGCCCAAGGTTCGCCGACCGCGGCCTACAATCTCGGCCTGATCCTGATCGGCACCGGCGCGACCGCCGACGAGGCGGCAGCGGCGGCGCAGTTCCGCAAGGCGGCCGACGCCGAGATCGGCCCGGCCCAGCACGACCTCGGCGTGCTCTACCTGCAGGGCCGCGGCGTGCCCAAGGACCCGTCGAAGGCCGCGGAGCTGTTCCGGCGCGGCGCCGACAACGGCGATCTCGCCAGCGAGGTCGAGTACGCGATCCTGCTGTTCAACGGCACCGGCGTCACCAAGGACGAGCGGGCGGCCGCACGGTACTTCCTGCACGCGGCCTCGCGCGGCAACGCCATCGCGCAGAACCGCGTCGCGCGGCTCTACGCCGTGGGTCGCGGCGTCGCCAAGAATCCCGTGGAGGCGGCCGCCTGGAACCTAGCGGCGGCCGGACAGGGCCTGTCCGACGCGTGGCTGGATCAGACCCTCTCCGGTCTCTCGGCCGACGAGCGCACCCGGGCGGAGCGTCTCGCCAACGAGCGGATCGAGCAGCGCTGA
- a CDS encoding DUF779 domain-containing protein yields MSSEQSVDANVAEQAGADGTPLRVTATPAALALIDELRGEYGPVMFHQSGGCCDGSSPMCYPVGDFLVSDGDVHLGTVGGADFYISRSQFEVWKHTHLILDVVPGRGGMFSLENGREKRFHIRSRLFSEAENRALEEACRL; encoded by the coding sequence ATGAGTTCGGAGCAGAGTGTGGACGCCAATGTCGCCGAGCAGGCCGGCGCCGACGGGACGCCGCTGCGGGTCACCGCAACCCCGGCGGCCCTCGCGCTGATCGACGAGCTGCGGGGCGAGTACGGTCCGGTCATGTTCCACCAGTCGGGTGGCTGCTGCGACGGCTCGTCTCCCATGTGCTATCCCGTCGGCGATTTCCTGGTGAGCGACGGCGACGTCCATCTCGGCACCGTCGGCGGCGCGGACTTCTACATCAGCCGGTCGCAGTTCGAGGTCTGGAAGCACACGCACCTGATCCTCGACGTGGTGCCGGGCCGCGGTGGCATGTTCTCGCTGGAGAACGGGCGGGAGAAGCGCTTCCACATCCGCTCGCGCCTGTTCTCCGAAGCGGAGAACCGGGCGCTCGAGGAGGCGTGCAGGCTCTGA
- a CDS encoding thiamine phosphate synthase, with protein MSNSARLALLGPHGLDAEGIADFVTVLKAACEAGDVAAVILRLAATDERGLTARVKSVAPIVQERGAALVVACPGFAGDLATVAIRGGADGIHVDKPRDLKDLRGRLRDGRILGAGGLETKHGAMEAGEAGIDYLMFGGLYPDGVAPEAETVRARAAWWAEIFETPCIAVAAAADEIAPLAATGAEFVGLESGLWLQDSGAVERAQRAVREIEA; from the coding sequence ATGAGCAACAGCGCCCGCCTCGCCCTGCTCGGACCGCACGGTCTCGACGCGGAGGGCATCGCGGACTTCGTGACGGTCCTGAAGGCCGCCTGCGAAGCCGGCGATGTCGCCGCCGTGATCCTGCGGCTCGCCGCCACCGACGAGCGCGGGCTGACGGCCCGCGTCAAGTCGGTCGCCCCGATTGTGCAGGAGCGCGGCGCGGCGCTGGTCGTCGCCTGCCCGGGCTTCGCCGGTGACCTCGCCACGGTGGCGATCCGCGGCGGGGCCGACGGCATCCACGTTGACAAGCCGCGCGACTTGAAGGACCTGCGCGGCCGGCTCCGGGACGGCCGCATTCTCGGCGCGGGCGGCCTCGAGACCAAGCACGGCGCGATGGAGGCCGGCGAGGCCGGCATCGACTACCTGATGTTCGGCGGCCTCTACCCGGACGGCGTCGCGCCCGAGGCGGAGACGGTCCGGGCCCGCGCCGCGTGGTGGGCCGAGATCTTCGAGACGCCCTGCATCGCGGTGGCCGCCGCCGCCGACGAGATCGCGCCGCTCGCCGCGACGGGTGCGGAGTTCGTCGGCCTGGAGAGCGGCCTATGGCTGCAGGATTCGGGCGCGGTCGAGCGGGCCCAGCGCGCCGTCCGGGAGATCGAGGCGTGA
- a CDS encoding DUF3325 domain-containing protein, translating into MTAAALILSLLLSFSGFAALALSLDRHHRAAYRVGVPKARVGSLRMAGWCGLGLSFAAAVAAGGWNFGPVQWVGSLTGSALAVVAIVAYRPTWLRNAALAALPLAAASVPLALLG; encoded by the coding sequence ATGACAGCCGCCGCGCTGATCCTCAGCCTGCTCCTGAGCTTCTCGGGCTTCGCGGCCCTGGCCCTCAGCCTCGACCGGCACCATCGGGCCGCCTACCGCGTCGGCGTGCCGAAGGCGCGGGTCGGCAGCCTGCGGATGGCGGGCTGGTGCGGGCTCGGCCTCTCGTTCGCGGCGGCCGTCGCGGCGGGGGGCTGGAATTTCGGCCCGGTGCAGTGGGTCGGATCGCTGACGGGCTCCGCCCTCGCCGTGGTGGCGATCGTCGCGTACCGGCCCACGTGGCTGCGGAACGCGGCCCTGGCGGCGCTCCCGCTCGCTGCGGCGTCCGTTCCGCTGGCCCTGCTCGGCTGA
- the adh gene encoding aldehyde dehydrogenase, protein MNKPEFLGDSKVKSPFSARYDNFIGGQWVAPAAGRYFENTSPITGKVVCEVARSDAQDVEKALDAAHAAREAWGQTAPAERARILLKMADRMEENLDLLALAETWDNGKPIRETTHADIPLAIDHFRYFAGCVRAQEGSISEIDHDTVAYHFHEPLGVVGQIIPWNFPILMAVWKLAPALAAGNCVVLKPAEQTPASVLVLAEIVGDLLPPGVLNIVNGFGLEAGKPLASSPRIAKIAFTGETTTGRLIMQYASQNLIPVTLELGGKSPNIFFADVANEDDDFLDKALEGFTMFALNQGEVCTCPSRALVHESIYDRFMERAVKRVEAITQGSPLDPATMIGAQASGEQMEKILSYIDIGRQEGAQLLTGGERNVKDGEFAEGFYVKPTVFRGHNKMRIFQEEIFGPVLSVTTFKDDAEALSIANDTLYGLGAGVWTRDGTRAYRFGRAIQAGRVWTNCYHAYPAHAAFGGYKQSGIGRETHKMMLDHYQQTKNMLVSYSAKKLGFF, encoded by the coding sequence ATGAACAAGCCGGAATTCCTCGGCGACTCGAAGGTCAAGTCGCCCTTCTCGGCCCGCTACGACAACTTCATCGGCGGGCAGTGGGTCGCCCCCGCGGCCGGTCGCTACTTCGAGAACACCTCGCCGATCACCGGTAAGGTGGTGTGCGAGGTCGCTCGCTCCGACGCCCAGGACGTCGAGAAGGCCCTCGACGCCGCCCACGCCGCCCGGGAGGCCTGGGGCCAGACGGCGCCGGCCGAGCGCGCCCGCATCCTCCTCAAGATGGCCGACCGGATGGAGGAGAACCTCGATCTGCTCGCCCTGGCGGAGACCTGGGACAACGGCAAGCCGATCCGCGAGACGACCCACGCGGACATCCCGCTGGCGATCGACCATTTCCGCTACTTCGCCGGCTGCGTGCGGGCGCAGGAAGGCTCGATCTCCGAGATCGACCACGACACGGTCGCCTACCACTTTCACGAGCCGCTGGGCGTCGTCGGTCAGATCATCCCGTGGAACTTCCCGATCCTGATGGCGGTGTGGAAGCTCGCCCCGGCCCTCGCCGCCGGCAACTGCGTGGTCCTGAAGCCCGCCGAGCAGACCCCCGCCTCGGTGCTGGTGCTGGCCGAGATCGTCGGCGACCTGCTGCCCCCGGGCGTGCTGAACATCGTCAACGGCTTCGGCCTCGAGGCCGGCAAGCCGCTGGCCTCCTCGCCGCGGATCGCCAAGATCGCCTTCACGGGTGAGACGACCACCGGCCGCCTCATCATGCAGTACGCGTCGCAGAACCTGATCCCGGTGACGCTGGAGCTCGGCGGCAAGTCGCCGAACATCTTCTTCGCCGACGTGGCGAACGAGGACGACGACTTCCTCGACAAGGCCCTCGAGGGCTTCACGATGTTCGCCCTCAACCAGGGCGAGGTCTGCACCTGCCCGAGCCGCGCGCTCGTGCACGAGTCGATCTACGACCGGTTCATGGAGCGCGCGGTGAAGCGCGTCGAGGCGATCACGCAGGGCTCGCCGCTGGATCCGGCCACGATGATCGGCGCCCAGGCCTCGGGCGAGCAGATGGAGAAGATCCTCTCCTACATCGACATCGGCCGGCAGGAGGGCGCGCAGCTGCTCACGGGCGGCGAGCGGAACGTCAAGGACGGCGAGTTCGCCGAGGGGTTCTACGTGAAGCCGACCGTGTTCCGCGGCCACAACAAGATGCGCATCTTCCAGGAGGAGATCTTCGGGCCGGTCCTGTCGGTCACGACCTTCAAGGACGATGCCGAGGCGCTCTCCATCGCCAACGACACGCTCTACGGCCTCGGCGCCGGCGTCTGGACCCGCGACGGGACCCGCGCCTACCGCTTCGGCCGGGCGATCCAGGCCGGCCGCGTCTGGACGAACTGCTACCACGCCTACCCGGCCCACGCGGCCTTCGGCGGCTACAAGCAGTCCGGCATCGGCCGCGAGACCCACAAGATGATGCTCGATCACTACCAGCAGACCAAGAACATGCTGGTCAGCTACTCGGCCAAGAAGCTCGGGTTCTTCTGA
- a CDS encoding cupin domain-containing protein: protein MSSASGTEKQGFRVVHESAPFRGKQGHIYRPAVSAESVDSKALHMQLLEIPPGERAHAHKHESHETAIYVLSGVSGCFWGERLENHAIAGAGEFVYIAADVPHLPYNRSQTEPVTAVIARTDPNEQESVVLLPHLEAGVDWSKAEV, encoded by the coding sequence ATGAGTTCCGCGTCCGGCACGGAGAAGCAGGGGTTCCGGGTGGTGCACGAGAGTGCGCCGTTCCGCGGCAAGCAGGGGCACATCTACCGACCGGCCGTCTCGGCCGAGTCCGTGGATTCGAAGGCGCTGCACATGCAGCTCCTGGAGATCCCGCCCGGGGAGCGGGCCCACGCCCACAAGCACGAATCCCACGAGACGGCGATCTACGTGCTGTCGGGCGTGTCCGGCTGCTTCTGGGGCGAGCGACTGGAGAACCACGCGATCGCGGGCGCCGGCGAGTTCGTCTACATCGCCGCCGACGTGCCGCACCTGCCCTATAACCGCAGCCAGACGGAGCCCGTCACCGCGGTGATCGCTCGGACGGACCCGAACGAGCAGGAGAGCGTCGTCCTGCTGCCGCACCTCGAGGCCGGCGTCGACTGGTCGAAGGCCGAGGTCTAG
- the fba gene encoding class II fructose-bisphosphate aldolase (catalyzes the reversible aldol condensation of dihydroxyacetonephosphate and glyceraldehyde 3-phosphate in the Calvin cycle, glycolysis, and/or gluconeogenesis), with product MARITLRQLLDHAAEYEYGVPAFNLNNMEQGLAIMAAADATDSPVILQASRGARAYANDVVLAKLIDGLVEIYPHIPVCMHLDHGNNEATCATAIQYGFTSVMMDGSLKADGKTPADYNYNVEITRNVTKMAHWAGVSVEGELGVLGSLESGQGEAEDGHGAEGTLSHDQLLTDPDEAVKFVEATKVDALAVAMGTSHGAYKFTRKPDGEVLAMNVIEEIHRRLPTTHLVMHGSSSVPQDLQDIINQYGGQMKPTWGVPVEEIQRGIKHGVRKINIDTDNRMAMTGQIRKVLTENPSEFDPRKYLKPAMEAMTKLCKQRFEEFNTAGKGSKLRPISVAEMAKRYASGALDPKIGPQ from the coding sequence ATGGCACGCATCACCCTCCGGCAGCTCCTCGATCACGCCGCTGAGTACGAGTACGGCGTGCCCGCCTTCAACCTGAACAACATGGAGCAGGGGCTCGCCATCATGGCGGCCGCCGACGCCACCGACTCGCCGGTGATCCTCCAGGCGAGCCGCGGCGCCCGCGCGTACGCCAACGACGTCGTGCTCGCGAAGCTGATCGACGGCCTCGTCGAGATCTACCCGCACATCCCGGTCTGCATGCATCTCGACCACGGCAACAACGAAGCCACCTGCGCCACCGCCATTCAGTACGGCTTCACCTCGGTGATGATGGACGGCTCGCTGAAGGCCGACGGCAAGACCCCGGCCGATTACAACTACAACGTCGAGATCACCCGCAACGTCACCAAGATGGCCCATTGGGCCGGCGTCTCGGTCGAGGGCGAGCTGGGCGTGCTCGGCTCGCTGGAGAGCGGCCAGGGCGAGGCCGAGGACGGCCACGGCGCCGAGGGCACCCTCAGCCACGACCAGCTCCTGACCGACCCGGACGAGGCGGTGAAGTTCGTCGAGGCGACCAAGGTGGACGCGCTGGCGGTCGCCATGGGCACGAGCCACGGCGCCTACAAGTTCACCCGCAAGCCCGACGGCGAGGTGCTGGCGATGAACGTGATCGAGGAGATTCACCGCCGCCTGCCGACGACCCACCTCGTCATGCACGGTTCCTCCTCGGTGCCGCAGGACCTACAGGACATCATCAACCAGTACGGCGGCCAGATGAAGCCGACCTGGGGCGTCCCGGTCGAGGAGATCCAGCGCGGCATCAAGCACGGTGTGCGCAAGATCAACATCGACACCGATAACCGCATGGCGATGACCGGCCAGATCCGGAAGGTGCTCACCGAGAACCCCTCCGAGTTCGATCCGCGCAAGTACCTGAAGCCCGCCATGGAGGCGATGACGAAGCTCTGCAAGCAGCGCTTCGAGGAGTTCAACACCGCCGGGAAAGGCTCGAAGCTCCGCCCGATCTCCGTCGCCGAGATGGCCAAGCGCTACGCCAGCGGCGCCCTCGACCCGAAGATCGGCCCGCAGTAG